In one window of Longimicrobium sp. DNA:
- the htpG gene encoding molecular chaperone HtpG: MPEQAQQFAFQAEVQRLLDLVIHSLYTDKEIFLRELVSNASDAIDRLRFEALTNSELLPEGHEPQIRLVPDKENRTLTIEDDGIGMTRDEVVRNIGTIARSGTREALEQLKEQDGAANLIGQFGVGFYSSFMVAHRVELVTRKAGTDEAVRWESAGDGSFTVTEAERDRPGTTITLHLKAVDSENGIEDYADRWVLSRIVRQHADFITYPIILPAEKPEEVPEGETPEPEKPINSMKPIWSRPPSEVTQEEYADFYRQISHDWSDPLETIHTRAEGLVEYQAVLFLPSRAANDMYYPGFKPNLRLYVKRMLVRENSEELLPRWLRWVRGAVDSPDLPLNVSREMLQSDRHVRQIRRALTKKVLDTLKKMLESDRAKYETFWRELGRAVKEGVDSDYENRDSLLGLLLLGSSREAEALTTLKEYIERMPEGQSDIWYLTGTSREQIENSPALETFRDRGWEVLYLTDPVDELVVQSVTEYEGKRLRSAGKGAVELEAGEKKEEGEEQKKEFEPFLGTLQKRLEKWVKEVRLSGRLTKSPAVLVVSDHDYSPQLERLLSQGRDGVRQRRILELNAGHALVQGLRRRFDANPSDAVVGDYGELLLGWSLLAEGSEPHDPVRFTQLVAGLMETGLDAAPAGPSAAPETSAHESEAPADSLAEASEPEPAPEDSAAAAS; the protein is encoded by the coding sequence GTGCCCGAGCAGGCCCAGCAGTTCGCCTTCCAGGCCGAGGTGCAGCGGCTCCTCGACCTTGTGATCCACTCGCTGTACACCGACAAGGAGATCTTCCTTCGCGAGCTGGTGTCCAACGCGTCCGACGCCATCGACCGGCTCCGGTTCGAGGCGCTCACCAATTCCGAGCTCCTTCCCGAAGGCCACGAGCCCCAGATCCGGCTGGTGCCCGACAAGGAGAACCGCACCCTCACCATCGAGGACGACGGCATCGGGATGACGCGCGACGAGGTGGTGCGGAACATCGGCACCATCGCCCGCTCGGGCACGCGCGAGGCGCTGGAGCAGCTCAAGGAGCAGGACGGCGCCGCCAACCTCATCGGCCAGTTCGGCGTGGGCTTCTACTCGTCGTTCATGGTGGCCCACCGCGTGGAGCTGGTGACGCGCAAGGCGGGAACGGACGAGGCCGTGCGCTGGGAGTCGGCGGGCGACGGCTCCTTCACCGTTACCGAGGCCGAGCGCGACCGGCCGGGCACCACCATCACGCTTCACCTGAAGGCGGTGGACAGCGAAAACGGCATCGAGGACTACGCGGACCGCTGGGTGCTTTCGCGCATCGTACGGCAGCACGCCGACTTCATCACCTATCCCATCATCCTGCCGGCCGAAAAGCCGGAAGAGGTGCCGGAGGGTGAGACGCCGGAGCCGGAAAAGCCCATCAACTCCATGAAGCCCATCTGGTCGCGCCCGCCATCGGAGGTGACCCAGGAGGAGTACGCGGACTTCTACCGGCAGATCTCGCACGACTGGTCGGACCCGCTGGAGACCATCCACACCCGCGCCGAGGGGCTGGTGGAGTACCAGGCCGTGCTCTTCCTGCCGTCGCGCGCGGCCAACGACATGTACTACCCCGGGTTCAAGCCCAACCTGCGGCTGTACGTCAAGCGGATGCTGGTGCGCGAGAACAGCGAGGAGCTGCTTCCGCGCTGGCTGCGGTGGGTGCGCGGCGCCGTCGACTCGCCCGACCTGCCGCTGAACGTGTCGCGCGAAATGCTGCAGAGCGACCGGCACGTCCGGCAGATCCGCCGCGCGCTGACCAAGAAGGTGCTCGACACGCTCAAGAAGATGCTGGAGAGCGACCGGGCCAAGTACGAGACCTTCTGGCGCGAGCTGGGGCGGGCCGTCAAGGAGGGCGTGGACAGCGACTACGAGAACCGCGACTCGCTGCTGGGGCTGCTGCTGCTCGGCTCGTCGCGCGAGGCAGAGGCGCTGACCACGCTCAAGGAGTACATCGAGCGCATGCCCGAGGGCCAGTCGGACATCTGGTACCTCACGGGCACCTCGCGCGAGCAGATCGAGAACTCGCCCGCGCTGGAAACCTTCCGCGACCGCGGCTGGGAGGTGTTGTACCTGACGGACCCCGTCGACGAGCTGGTGGTGCAGTCGGTGACGGAGTACGAGGGCAAGCGCCTGCGCTCGGCCGGGAAGGGCGCGGTAGAGCTGGAGGCGGGCGAAAAGAAGGAAGAGGGCGAGGAGCAGAAGAAGGAGTTCGAGCCGTTCCTGGGCACCCTTCAGAAGCGCCTGGAGAAGTGGGTAAAGGAAGTCCGCCTCTCCGGCCGCCTCACGAAGTCCCCCGCGGTGCTCGTGGTGTCCGACCACGACTACTCGCCGCAGCTGGAGCGCCTGCTCTCGCAGGGCCGCGACGGGGTGCGCCAGCGCCGCATCCTGGAACTGAACGCGGGGCACGCGCTGGTGCAGGGTCTCCGCCGCCGCTTCGACGCCAACCCCAGCGACGCGGTGGTGGGCGACTACGGCGAGCTGCTGCTGGGATGGTCGCTCCTGGCCGAGGGCAGCGAGCCGCACGACCCCGTCCGCTTCACGCAGCTCGTCGCCGGCCTGATGGAAACGGGCCTGGACGCGGCCCCGGCGGGCCCGAGCGCCGCGCCCGAAACGTCGGCCCATGAATCGGAGGCACCGGCGGACTCGTTGGCGGAGGCGTCCGAGCCGGAGCCGGCACCAGAAGACTCGGCTGCGGCTGCAAGCTAG
- a CDS encoding response regulator, whose amino-acid sequence MKMDRKTVLVVDDHAPTRQAYAAFLLDCGYHVLEAAHGGEAILHMYTHRPDVVLMDIMMPGLDGVDTALSLRERWPTHRMPIVAVTGSQSAIEQERMRGLCSAVLLKPCPPDVIASHVKTLVDAAV is encoded by the coding sequence ATGAAGATGGACCGAAAGACGGTGCTGGTGGTGGACGATCACGCGCCCACCAGGCAGGCATACGCCGCGTTCCTGCTGGACTGCGGATACCACGTGCTGGAGGCGGCGCACGGGGGCGAAGCGATTCTTCACATGTACACGCACCGGCCCGACGTGGTGCTGATGGACATCATGATGCCGGGGCTGGATGGGGTAGACACGGCGCTGTCCCTCCGCGAGCGCTGGCCGACTCATCGAATGCCGATCGTGGCGGTAACGGGCTCCCAGTCGGCCATCGAGCAGGAGCGCATGCGCGGCCTGTGCTCGGCGGTGCTCCTGAAGCCCTGCCCCCCCGACGTGATCGCTTCCCACGTAAAGACGCTGGTGGACGCGGCGGTCTGA